The following nucleotide sequence is from Hylaeus volcanicus isolate JK05 chromosome 3, UHH_iyHylVolc1.0_haploid, whole genome shotgun sequence.
CAGTCTTGAGGAAGCTAACAGAAGTTAAACGCGAAAAAAAGTAACAGTTGTGTTCTCTATCTGTTGTTTCAATTATCCCGTTTGTTCGATAAAACGGTCATCTCGTCTACGTTTGTTATTATCGCGATAATGTGACTTCGAAGCTAACGAGTTCGGGATAAGAAACGGATCACGTACTGTCTAAGCATGCGACTGAATAATCAACctgaaatttatgtaatatcgCATAACACAGTAGAAAAAGATAGTCAACGATTGTATAAAAAGTACGACATTTATGAGCattgttatatatattatatatagatatatatatataatatgtgtatacttgtaataattgataaaaaccAGGGTAAACATTACTGTCTATgtctaatatttaaatagtgcGTACGTCTTTTTCATTCGTGCGTCTCTATAATAGCAATGCGTGTTTGCACTAACGAGATagaagagaaatatttgtattatatgaTAATcgtaacaacaataataataacaatgacGACAGATACCCCCGGTGATGCAACTTATTGTAAATAACGGTAATAAAaactattattactattaacTACTACGTTTAGCAGACTCGAACGCATTTTGTGTAAATGTGTTGAGAGAATCAAGactaaaagaacaaaaatatcgtAAGCAAGTAATTCCGTAGACTGTCGTAAATGCATATTACTCATTATCGCTCCTGCCTATTCGCAATCTTTGACTGCATTATCTTGTAAAAACGTTGGACCAAGTCGTTGTGAGCACCAAGCCGTAAATTTAGAAACGTTTCCGGGAATCGCGTTCAAACAGAAGTTTTCTGGTAGCTTGTATCGCGCATACCGATCGACCTAACGGCTCAAAATACGCAATAGAAAATTGGTGGTAAAAAAtcgtgttttaattttttagattctCGTTGATTACGATAGCCTGTCTATTTTCTCATGGCTTCGAACGACGGCAAGATACAGGCTACGAGATATGTTAAACTTTTGAACAGAATTGAGCCCCCATAggaatttttcatgttttgtaCACGCGACGCTCACATCGACAAGGCTTGTAAAACGGGAGACTACTTTGTAGACGTCGAGATGTTTCCtacattttattgttattacctCTCGTAAATCGCACTAACTAGATCGTCGGGGAAACGCAAGACGCGATCAGTTTCGAACGCGAGACCGTGACACAATGAACTTTCTTAGCAAATGTAGTATTTTTCAACGCACTCAATTTACTTTCTAACGTAAGCGCGCCTACGGAATCCTCGATTTAATTGGATGCGTACATTCGCTAATACTTGAATGGTCCGCACCCtttgtacatataataacGTTGAACGGCGAACAAGTTACTATTGTCATAtggtatatatgtatacatacatgtacatatatgtatactgttAGACGGACGATAATAGCGTAACGATACTACTACATAGTGAATGTTGCCTTTTGTCACAATGATTAATTGTACGAAgagacaaaaaataaaaaaaagaacaaatattgATGAACTACGTACGATTGTATTAACGTCAACTAATAACAATTACTATCTATTGTATTACGAGTACTAATTAACAATTACTATGTACAATATGAAGATTCGTATGATTGTAAATGATATGTGTTGCGTTGATATGTATCGCATCCCTGGATTGAAATGGGGGctgtgaaaataaatcaacCAGACACTTTGTTGGCCTTCTATATTGCCCTGACACacaggaataaaaattatatggGTCGATCAAGTGAtgtctttttaataaacattagtACCTCAAGTTtcacaaatttcaattatctttatttatttttcgttcacagatagaatataaatactaGTTCTATTTTCACGAAGACGGAATTAGTGGTCAGCAAATATATATCGTTCGATTTTATCAGACGGTCCTTACTGAAACAGATACGTTAGCTGACCAAGTCGAGAATTGTTTCGACGGTATTCGACTTGAGTTGCGATTGAATGATTCGAGGTATCGTTAACCCGTAGAGCTTGAAGAAACAATGTTTTCAGTGGTTGATACGATTTTCGCCGCAATATGAACAGCGTTACTAGGTGGAGCGTGAAAGAAGTACAACCTGAATCCAGCTGCCAGCAGCAGATGCAACCCAAGAATTATCGCTATATATATCATTCGATACTTCCCTAAAATGTTGATTAATTCTATAACAAATTATCGCATCATTCTAgccattttattaattgtttcatgcatgtCAAGCaactttatatacatttagaaatataaCAGATAAATGCATATATTTTACCTGATATAATGGGCAACAAAGATCTTAATAAAACTCCACCGGACAAAACGGTTGCTACTATTACTAAACTCCATTGTAACCACCCAATTTGTATCGTCCAAAGAAAGGCTACAGGGATGTAAATGGCTAAAGAGTAACCATAAAGACACACTAGTTCCAAGAGGCCAGGTGTTGCGTAAgactgtaataaaaatatactcttataaattattacaagtaTTATTCACACATAATAAAGAATAGTGTTGAACCtcaattaattcttcttccGTATCTCTTGTACTGGCAGTCCATTTTAGTGCACCCCACAATGTTATTGGTAACAGCCaagcatataaaaatatgcaagtGGCAGCATAAGATACAATGTGAAATTCATACCTCCAATGATATTTGCCTGAATTGACAGTTTGCAAATAATTGGCCAAGTTGCCACTAATGGCTATAGAAAATACCAATGTAATACAAATCCAAAACGGACCATACAAATCTGGATTAGGTCTTATATGAGAAATCAAATAGTTGTCACTGCCATGCGGAATCATAGATCGTTTAATTCTTTCTACAACGTCGTTTGTGTTCacattaaagaatttttgataGTATTCTATCGTCCAAAAACTTCGTGGTGATATGTCTAAAAAAGGGTAAACATGATTTTCAAAAagtcaaaatgaaaattttaatcggaTAGCCATTTAGTGTTAAAGACACAATTGCAAAAGCGCAAACCTTCGTTTTTATCGGGCATTCCTTGTAGATCCTCGATCATGCCGACACCCGTGGTGTCATTAGATAGGTTATTAAAAGCTTGATGACTGGAAGCATGGACATTTAATTGTGCTTGACCAATATTTCCCTCGTGGTGTATCGGAGGAAAATCTTGGAAGGAGATGAATTGCTGATCATTGCCTTGCGTTTGACTCCCGTCCATAGCGATGTATTTTACACCTTTTCTTGCCTATTTGACACTATTTGACAACTGAGCCACACATTGACACATAATACCAATCTATTTGCTCAATTGATAAAGGGTGCATCAAGAAAGACCACCGCTCACTGTGCCGCTCAGTGAGCGATTTTTACTACCAGTAGCGCCATCGGTGAGAAAACGTctaagtttgtagtgaaaatagttcctacTCTTTCTACTAGGTGGCTTCACTAAGAGGTCGACAATTGTTGctgtatttacatatataaacgcagataattgtttaaataatatattaaaatactatattGTGGtattataaagcaaagaatgGTATTAAtgatgcatttatgaaaaataaagaataattgattgAAGGTATCAGTGACGCCATCTTGCAGAAACTGtgaaaactattttcactacaaacttgggcattttaCCACTGAAGGTATAACAGATTTCTAtatgaaattacaaataagGGAAATATTGGCACAAATAgatgtaaattattacaaacgTTAAAAGGTAAATGATAACGAAAGTATATCATTACCAGAATGCATAGCAACTCGTTAAAATCACTCTTATCTTTGATAGCGATGCATTTTATTAGTTAAAAGCTTGACAGAATTTTAAGATAGTACATATTCTTCGAAAGAATATCTCGCGTTTATTACAATACTTTGCAACATTACCACATATAACGTTTCTTGATTATTGTATTTGTTGGTAAATCTATTCAGTTTATAAACATCAAGACTATGCTTTTACCGACGGTTATTGATGCTTAGTTGCTTAGTACTACTCTTATGTTAAGCAGGAGTTGATCAACTTTGATCAACTTTTTGACAGTTCAGTTCGACAAAACACCGGATAATTCTTTTGAACGTAGCCTAATGCTGAGCCACAATTTTGttcataacatttattaacaatGTATTCCATTCTGTAAGATTagtgaatttataataaaggtAAAGAATATCTGTGAAACAGTTTGTTTTCGAGCGTATGATTTTTTTGGatatatgcaaatttttacaagtgcattttttacataatgacaataaaattatttatcgtaatGTTAGAAATGAAAGTGATTTTTCTACACAGAAGTAATTGAAcagtaattactttttaataggTTAGGTGTTACTGGTCTCGCAAAATTGTGCCTGGCGGCGACCGAGACTTGGAATGATGTTAAAACAATCTACCAAAATACCAAAACTTCTTCATAATATTAGCCGCTACAATAACGAttacttgtacatttttcaagtagGATACACGAAAAGGTGTGCCAGTACTTTGATAACATGCAAccataatacaaaatacagGTTACGCATTGTTACAAACTCTCAGAAGGTTTTTGGTACCAAAATAATAGGACATCCGGAGAAATGGAGCTGGATATTTATTGCAATGTCAAGGTCAATTTCTGTTCTTGCAAAAACACAGAAAGACGACTCTGGAAACCTGGTTAAAAAGCCAAAGGGTCCATTACAACAGAcgataatagaattaaaagcAGAAAATTTAGGTCAATtaaaagagagaaaattaGATGTCGATCCAGTTTCTACTGCTGATGatcagaagaaaaaatttaaacaacaAGAACTTACTGCAGAAGGTAAAATgaatataagaaatttttttgttcatagAGATCTTTATTAccttgatttttattaatatttatatcaaattattttgtttagctAAAAAGAAGATGAAAGTTGATAGAAGTACATCATCCCTAGAGCGTAACTTTATTACACCGGTTAGGGCTATGtctgattttttattaaagccCTCCGATCTTGAAAATTTACCAAAGACAAAAAGAAGATCACCATATGAATTTGAACCACCAATAACTGTTTATTGGAGAAAAGATGTTGAAGCCAAGtgagaatatatattttgattaatgtgtgttaatatttatccagattacaaaaatttcgtattaatatttagtaaacTTAATTTACTTTTAGAGCATTGGAGGTTTGGGGATCGCGAGATGCTTTAGCAAAGGAGCTACTTAAAAAAGAACTTGAACAAAAGACGTATCAACAAAGTAAGAATAATGTATCTTATTTTACTacaatatattcatttaaaatgtttgaaattgtggtcagaaataacattttacaatactattttgtttgaaatccCCATAAAGCATTTCTAATAGAAAGTTGATCAATTTTATAGCTCAAAAGTCTTTCTCCATCTTACAGGGGTcattgttactttttattatcatgaCATGAATATCTTCTTCATAATCTAACTAGTATAAATATTGCAATCTACTTTTCATCGTAGATATATTTACTGTTAAACGGAGACTGAGAGATTATAGGCGAGAAATGGGCAGCAAAACGACGGAATTCATTCAAGAACAAGAAGGTCTTTTTGGAAGGTCTGGTAAAGTGGTTCTGACTGCAATTGTAAtgtaagttttatattttctcttgcgttttatgaaatttcattatttaaataatttattgctttTTTTATCCAGCAATGCTAGTAATTTCTTGTGTAAACTATGCGCTTGTATATTTACCGGCTCCCATAGCATGTTTGCAGAGTGCGTGCACTCTGCTGCAGACACTTGTAATCAATTAATATTGGCATATGGAATTTATAAATCTGTacaggtaaaaaatattcatatacattcaTATTACATGTGTTTaagcaaacaaaaaatgcCTGAGCGTTTaatttacgtaaaatattccagaatCCTAACCCTGATCATCCATATGGATACACAAATATGAAGTACGTTTCTTCTTTGATATCTGGTGTTGGTATCTTCTGTGTTGGTGCTGGTTTATCAATTTATCATGGAATTCATGGCCTTTTGAACCCATCTCCGGTAGAATCGTTTTATTGGGCATATTATGTCTTAGTTGGTTCATTGGTATCCGAGGGAGCGACGCTATTAGTGGCAATTCaatcaataaaaaaaggagCTGAAGAGAAGCAACGAACATTTAAAGAATATGTATTAGCAGGACAAGATCCTTCTGTAAATGTTGTGCTTTTGGAAGACTTTGCATCGGCAAGTATtcgataaatacataaaatcacatttaacatgaaaaaacattttattacaaatgtttTAAACGCGATAGGTGGTCGGTATTACTACTGCGACTATCTGCATGAGTTTAACTTCATACACAGGAAATCCAATGTACGATGCTATCGGATCCATATTGGGTGGATTTCTTCTTGGTGGAGTAgcaacatttataattaatacaaacaCTGCAGCTTTAATTGGAAGAAGTATATCTCAAGATGATCTTGATAAGATCAACACAGAATTAGAATCAGATATAATGGTAATGTTCCCTTACTATGAATTACTATAAACATGAAAATAGagatttttctattaattgaCTGTACATCAGGTTCGAGCAATTTATGATGTTAAAGGTATCGATATGGGGAATAACTTAGTTCGATACAAGGCCGAAATAGATTTTGATGGAAGAGAACTGGCGAGATCTTATCTGGACAAAAATGATCTCGCTTTAATGTTGAAGGTACAGTTGCCTTTGTGAAACCTTTATAAATAAGCgcattattataaaaattgttttatttctagGAAGTAAAAGGTATGGAAAATATCGACCAGTTGGAGACATTTCTTTTAAAGCATGGTGAAGGTATCGTGGATATGGTTGGTGGAGAGATAGACAGAatggaattgaaattgaaggtAACCTACAAAGATCTCATTGCTATCCTtattataagaatataattattgatcACTTGACGCTTCTAATTCATAatgttttttatgttttcatgATCCTTGTAGAAGAAACATCCAGAGATTCGACATTGTGACCTGGAGATCTTGTAAAACACTTTTGTAATGAAACACACAAACATACATgttttgttgtaaataatgTGTAATAATAATCGTGATACAATGTGGGTCGcattatcgatattatttatatagaaatagtACGCAGTTCCACGTTAAtggacaaaagaaaaagaaataaagcgAATAAGTTCGAATTTCATGTTTCATAATTGGACACCCTGTGAAACTTATCGTACAGTGCAAGGAGTCAATTACCAAGTTCGACTACTCTTGCTTCTTTATAGTAATTTATGATAGTTTATCAATACAAaaaatagattattatttattaaatacataccattccattttcatacatttggTATTTGATGGTATatgtcatttaaataaatcatgcTAAATATTCGTTACTTGTATAATGGGATGCGttcttaaaatgtaattatttatgtttgaataGTAGTTTCATTATCAATGATAATATCAACATGTGGCGCAATCTACCACTAACGTATGAGTAAAAGCGTCAAACAATTTGGAATTGATCGGAAAGACTAcctaaatataaacaatatggCAGATAAAGTGGATATAATATTGTACGTAAAAAACAACATCTAATGAATCAATACTTTAACGATGCGCCGTCGCAACATTTGTATGCGTAATTAGGCGATTAGCCTTTTCAACTATACTGTTCAAATATCTCTAtcttaaaaaatgtcaacCGAAAAGGTAGGttatgtattaataaacaatttgttggaatctttgttcatttttctatcGTGTTATTAGAAAGAGTTATCATTTACAACCATTATTATTTACGCGTTTTCATCTTTACGAAATGCGTGATAAAgtagttttgtttatttatttttaatatgtattaatctatcaaattttgttatatagaTCCTTTATCAGTTATATCAACCTCACGGTACCGGTACTGTGTTTATTACTTGGCGCCCTGGTAATAGTACACATTTAGCAACTACTGGCTACGATTCCTCGGTTGCTATTTTTGATAGGCAAGGTGATTTACAAGATCGTATTCAAATTCTTGGTTTATGTACTGGTTTTGGATGGGATTCCGATGGAGACTTACTAGCTATTATATCACAAAATTCTTCTACTATCACATTATGGGATGCAA
It contains:
- the LOC128874303 gene encoding protein YIPF1 isoform X2 — protein: MDGSQTQGNDQQFISFQDFPPIHHEGNIGQAQLNVHASSHQAFNNLSNDTTGVGMIEDLQGMPDKNEDISPRSFWTIEYYQKFFNVNTNDVVERIKRSMIPHGSDNYLISHIRPNPDLYGPFWICITLVFSIAISGNLANYLQTVNSGKYHWRYEFHIVSYAATCIFLYAWLLPITLWGALKWTASTRDTEEELIESYATPGLLELVCLYGYSLAIYIPVAFLWTIQIGWLQWSLVIVATVLSGGVLLRSLLPIISGKYRMIYIAIILGLHLLLAAGFRLYFFHAPPSNAVHIAAKIVSTTENIVSSSSTG
- the LOC128874303 gene encoding protein YIPF1 isoform X1, producing MDGSQTQGNDQQFISFQDFPPIHHEGNIGQAQLNVHASSHQAFNNLSNDTTGVGMIEDLQGMPDKNEDISPRSFWTIEYYQKFFNVNTNDVVERIKRSMIPHGSDNYLISHIRPNPDLYGPFWICITLVFSIAISGNLANYLQTVNSGKYHWRYEFHIVSYAATCIFLYAWLLPITLWGALKWTASTRDTEEELIESYATPGLLELVCLYGYSLAIYIPVAFLWTIQIGWLQWSLVIVATVLSGGVLLRSLLPIISELINILGKYRMIYIAIILGLHLLLAAGFRLYFFHAPPSNAVHIAAKIVSTTENIVSSSSTG
- the LOC128873679 gene encoding proton-coupled zinc antiporter SLC30A9, mitochondrial; translation: MMLKQSTKIPKLLHNISRYNNDYLYIFQVGYTKRCASTLITCNHNTKYRLRIVTNSQKVFGTKIIGHPEKWSWIFIAMSRSISVLAKTQKDDSGNLVKKPKGPLQQTIIELKAENLGQLKERKLDVDPVSTADDQKKKFKQQELTAEAKKKMKVDRSTSSLERNFITPVRAMSDFLLKPSDLENLPKTKRRSPYEFEPPITVYWRKDVEAKALEVWGSRDALAKELLKKELEQKTYQQNIFTVKRRLRDYRREMGSKTTEFIQEQEGLFGRSGKVVLTAIVINASNFLCKLCACIFTGSHSMFAECVHSAADTCNQLILAYGIYKSVQNPNPDHPYGYTNMKYVSSLISGVGIFCVGAGLSIYHGIHGLLNPSPVESFYWAYYVLVGSLVSEGATLLVAIQSIKKGAEEKQRTFKEYVLAGQDPSVNVVLLEDFASVVGITTATICMSLTSYTGNPMYDAIGSILGGFLLGGVATFIINTNTAALIGRSISQDDLDKINTELESDIMVRAIYDVKGIDMGNNLVRYKAEIDFDGRELARSYLDKNDLALMLKEVKGMENIDQLETFLLKHGEGIVDMVGGEIDRMELKLKKKHPEIRHCDLEIL